A genomic window from Dermacentor silvarum isolate Dsil-2018 chromosome 9, BIME_Dsil_1.4, whole genome shotgun sequence includes:
- the LOC125940082 gene encoding 3beta-hydroxysteroid dehydrogenase dhs-16-like — MGGEMAKGIRRFNVDIIELQPSSESSMNDAYQEICEQLFKKNTPLHALVCNVGTTDLGELEWISERNLLRAFEQTVVSTARLVNRFLPMLRETRGRIVVCAGTSGLP; from the exons ATGGGTGGCGAGATGGCCAAAGGCATAAGGCGCTTCAATGTCGATATCATCGAGTTGCAACCGTCCAGCGAGAGCTCGATGAACGACGCCTACCAGGAGATCTGCGAGCAACTCTTCAAGAAAA ACACGCCACTTCACGCGCTCGTCTGCAACGTTGGCACCACCGATCTCGGAGAACTCGAATGGATCAGCGAGCGAAACCTTCTGCGCGCCTTCGAACAGACGGTGGTGTCCACAGCGAGGCTGGTCAACCGCTTCTTGCCTATGCTTCGCGAGACTCGCGGAAGGATTGTCGTCTGTGCTGGAACTTCCG